A region of the Echeneis naucrates chromosome 15, fEcheNa1.1, whole genome shotgun sequence genome:
AGACCTGCTCTGTgagtaaagtgccttgatgtaactgttatgatttggtgctgtataaaaaaaatttgatttaatttaattaaatgctAAATATGACACTGACCTTGGAGATCATGGGATCATAATAGATACTGATGTCACTTCCCTCCTCAATTCCACTGTCCACACGGACCTGACAATGAGACAGAAGAGATATCGTTTTCAGAGTGTGAGGCTGGTGTTCTAAATACTGATGAAGAATTGACTATTTTACAGAATGGTGTCTAATGAAACTTTAAGACTCagacacacgcatgcacgctTACATTCTTGAGGTTGAGTGGCTCTTGGTACTCAGACAACCGTCCAATAGAGGGAAGACCAAAAGACTTGTACGGATCCTGTCAGATTAGAAAAACACCTCAGGTTTTCACAGCAGTCAGACCAGCAACTTCAGATGACATTTGGTGttctgtcactgtcacagcTGAACATTATTGATCAGTAACATCAAACTTTAGAGCAGCATCGCTGTCGAAACATTACAATCAAGAGGGCAGAGGGCGTGGCGCCATCACCCTGAAAAAGGAAGTGCTTTGGCTTACAATTCACCACACATAATCAGCGTAACATGCTGAATCCATCTATCAGTTATTACTGAGCACCAACAACTGGACACAGGAAGTTGGCAAGCCTCCTTTATTAAATGACCCCTCCTGCACCTTTTATCAAACAAGCTCACATTCAGTCACTTCCATTTCAAGACACTGAAGATGAAAAGTCATCTGGGCAATTCTGGGCACCTCTAACAGGATATCGTAACTTTTACATATAGTATCGTATAAGCACCAACTTTTGAACACCGGTTCTGACTCCCACCTGGAACATGTCTATGTCAATACTGAATTAGACGCAGAGCACCGCCTCGTGGACACAGGATGTAagccaaacaacaaacaagattTTCACAATATTTACAGGGTGTGCTTTCCACATTCTACATTACAACATGACATCACATTGGTGGATGTTCTCTATTGCCATATATTGGACACTAATAACAACAACCATATAAAACTCCAGCATACATTGCCCAATCTACCCATAATTTTGCGCACGTGATAAGACTCCTGCCTGAGCACCTCTATGTTTCAGGGTGTGCTCTCCACATCATACACTATGACATGACATTGCTGGAAGTTCTCTGGCATCACAAAACGTACACTCAACAGTGATTTCTTAAAAATAACATACATTGTCAAATCTGCCCTAAATTTTACACACTTGCACATACACCCACTCTGAACAGGTCCATGTATCAATACTGAGTCACACACCTAGCGCCACCTCCTGGAAAGAGGATTTCAGCCTCATTATGCAAACATCGTTGGAAATTATGAGATATTTACAAgacgtttttgttgttttcttgttcacAGTGTACATTTCCACATAACGTAAAACAAGAGAGAGACTCTCTCCACTTCAAATTAATCTTCACCTGGAAATGTATGTGTGGAGAATATATagagccaaacaaaaaaagtttgttgGCCTAtatctgttttcctttttttgacaCACACCTCTGCATAGATTCGACTCTCAATGGCCCAGCCATTTATTGGGATGTCttcctgtttgtgctgcagtCTGTAACCCTTGGCAACCCGAATCATCTGCTCCACCAGGTCCAGGCCAGTGATGCATTCTGTTATTGGATGTTCCACCTGGGGTCACAATTAAATGAAGAAGATACAGGTTTCTGCAAAACTTAAGGATCACTCACTGGCGTTTTTCCAggaattttaaatgaatcttATGGTCATCAGGTGGTTTGTAATGGAAACGGTTTCAGATTGCCAATTCAAACTCCATGCATTGCTTAACACATGGTGACAAGTGGTTAAAAACTCCGCTTGGGTAAGTTTGGCCAAGTTGTTCCTGCTGTAGCCTCACTTTTTTGGCGTGATTGATGCACATGTGCACCAATCATCTTCGATTGATTGATGCACATGTGCACTacacaaataacaaacaaaacaaacacacatcctttTGTCTCACCTGCAGTCGTGTGTTCATCTCCAAAAAGTAAAAGTTTTTCTTAGAGTCCACCAGGAACTCCACAGTCCCAGCACTTGAATACTGCACAGCCTTTGCCAACTGTACTGCCTGCTCTCCCATCGCCTGCCGGGTATCTTGATCCAGGAAAGTGCTGGTAGGACATGAAACTCCAAATCAGCATAGTAAAGGGTCTAATTGAAACAagttcaaaaaataaacacaccttTTTCTCAACACTTAAAATTTACAGCACTTAAGCACTGATTACTGCAAAAGTAACCACGCTGATAAGACATCAACAGTAGGCTCACTGAGTACTCCGTTAGGACCTATTATTTGGCACTTTAGTAATGTAGTTATCTAATCAGCCAATatagcagcagcaggtgctaAAGTTGAATGTGACAGATTATTGCTGGTCTGTGCAGCTGTCAAGTCAAGACAATGCAGAAACTCAGAAGAAAGCACCCAATTAACCAATATCTGCTGAACTGAGGAAATCCCCAGTGTTGCTAAAAATGTTTAGGTGGGAAATGACACTGATGAATAATCACTGTTTGCTGATACCGTGGTATGAAAAAGTTTAGGCACCCCCCAGAGGCAGCATAATAATTTACCGTAATTTCTGGACTATAGAGCGCCCttgaatataagccgcacccgctaaatttaatgagaaaaacagttttgtacatatcGGCTGCACTTGTTTATAAACTGCAGGTgttggaaatatgggaggaaatggcatattgcaggaattatgttacacagaaagatttcgccttttcgccagatcaatcgcctttaacttgaaagctgcattgtatgcattgcttcgtgtgttttccataaGGGTGGTGCACTGTGACCTGTTCAGTAATTTCATTAGTCTaatgtgacgctaaatgtattggcggtATGACGCTTGTTAcccataaaaatccataaactAGCCACATAGTTGTTTAAGATGCAGGATTCAAAGagtgtgaaaaaagtagtggtttataatccggaaattatgGTACTCTATCTTTACAGGAAAAGGTCACATTGTCAtgccattcattttcaaataaaagatgagtaaattctttttcctccactgcACCCATTTTCCATGGCAATGACGGCAAATGTGTTGCCATAAAAAAGGAATTCCTTTGAACTCCATCACACATAGTCCAATCTGCAATAAATTTGATAAGACTTCCGCCCTGAACATCTGTGTTCATactgagtcacacacagaaCGCCACCTCGTGGACACAGGTGGTCAGCCTAAGAATAAACATCAGATTTAAATGATATTTACAGGGTGTTCACCACATAACCCAGGATGCCATGACATGACACAGGATTGGTAGATGTAGACTCCCGCCCTAAACACATCTATATCAATACTGAATCACATGCAGAGCGCCACATGGACACAGGATGTAAGCCAAACAGCAGATTTTCACATCCATCCACATCACTTCCACATCCTACATGACAACATGACATCAGATTGGTGAATGATCTCTATTGCCATATATTGGACACTAATAACAATAACCCTATAAAACTCCACCATACATTGCCCAATCTACCCATAATTTTGCACATGTGATAAGACTCGTGCCCTGAACACTATGTTTCAGGGTGTGTTCTCCACATCATACACTATGACATGACATTGCTGGAAGTTCTCTGGCACCACAAAGTATACACTCCACACTATAACTAACATACATTGTCCAATCTGCCCCAAATTTTACATACTTGCTCATACACCCACTCTGAACAGGTCCATGTATCAATACTGAGTTACACACCTAGCGGAACCTCCTGGATCCAGGATGTCACCCTCATTATGCAAAAATCATCCAAGCTGTGTGATATTTAAGACGTCTTCTCCACAGTGTGCACGTCCACATAACGCAAAACTGATGGGTGCTCTCTGGTGCTGAATAGTGGACAATCACAATATGTTACACACACCACTCACAGCTAAAACTTAAATTTTTGAGTTTGAGTGGGGGCGTGTCCAGGGGCCTCAGAGTTGCGCAGGTGTGGGAAGGCCTGTTCAATACTGCTTGCAGCTTCAATTACTCTTTTTTCTACTTAGCTGCACTGTGATTTGCTTTAACAATACAGCAGAGATTGAAAATAAAGTTGACTATGACTTGTAAAGCAACAGTTCAGCACTCAGTCATTCATTGTACAGAAACTTTCAATTGTtgtgaatgttttaaataaacacagaagcTACCAGAAGATAAcacaaaactattttaaaatgcaacagtgaaaactgacaaaaaaatgaaacaacaaagcaaagcccCTGTAGTTGCTGCTGTGGTCAGTCTTCACTGACTGACCTGGGAgcctcctccaccaccttctGATTCCTCCTTTGGATAGAGCACTCCCTCTCATTCAGCCAGAGAGCATTTCCATGCTTATCAGCCAGCACCTATaagaagcacacacatacatgtgcataaacacatacaaaaaaagcagttcattttctattttttaataCAATCTTCATTACACACATCATCACTTTTTAACACCTAAGGTCTCCCACCTGGATCTCTATGTGTCTGGGATTGTCTATGTACTTCTCAATGAGCAGTCTGTCATCACCAAAGCTTGATTCTGCCTCCTGGGATGAGAACCGGAAACCTTCCCTGAATATGACACagaattgttttggttttctattttttgtgtgtgtgtttttttttaaacacagtcGTGTGTAACAGAGGATCTCTGACACATCTATACAGATATGTGAGCAAATACAATACTGCTCCACCACCCGCCCCCAATTATTTATATTACCAGCCACtccactgtttaaaaaaaaaattattaaaattgttGAACTGAATTTGAGCTGGACTGTGGAcatgacaacataaaaaaaaataaaaaataaaaaaatgaacacaatatCCTGTTGCAGGAACCTCTGGGCTGAGATTTTGAGTCCTACCTAATAGGATTTAGCATTAGCAGACATCTATTGAAGTGGGAAGTAGCTGCACTAAGTTTCTACATTCTTGTTCCAAAAAAGATAAGATCCTCACTGCTTCCAGGAATTGGGCTTTGTACATAATATTCATGTATGAAGATGTTTTGAAGAGAATAGGGTAGAgagaataaacagaaacaggtCGACTACCTGGTCTCCTCATCATTCCAAGCTATCCTCATTcctttcccccctcctcctgcagatGCTTTTATCATCACTGGATAGCCTAGcaataacacaaatgtcaacACTCAAACTGTAAACATGACTCAGTTAAACCACACAAATGTCAACACCAGCAGCCCCAGTGATAGCATAGGTTTGTCCACCAACAGGCAAGTTCGTATACAGATGCACTTATTCTGCAATGCAATCTTGATCCAGGAATTTAATTTGGAGTACTGTGAATATTTATTCCACCACTCTTCAACTGTGTTTgccaaaaataaacagacagaatgTCAAAATGCTGTTCATACAGATTATCGGCACAAACCACTATCAAATGCCATTAAACTTCATTCAGCTAAAGAGTATTCTTCCTTGAATACCAGCTCTTGCACCTAGACTATGAAACGCATGTGGTTTCGGAATTAGCTATCGGGATCAAGTCGGTATTTTATTCCTGAGTCCCTGGCCTCAAGTCCTTTTGAAATGATGAGccagtataaaaaaaacaaacaaatgcatacaGTTGAAATGTAAAGAGACAAGCCACaaaactgcagacagacacagacacatcttGTCTCAATTGTAGCGATAACTTACCAATGTCCTGTGCTATCTTTACAGCTTCCTCAGCAGTCTGACAAACACATGGATACAGTTAGGGGTGGTGATACATCACAGTAATTTTCCAGTTACTGTCTTTTCCATGTTCTGAACTACACTTACCAGTCCACATGCTCTAGTATGATTATGAATATGGATAAAGAACAAGATGGGTATCATACGGTCAGTCAAACAGTGGTCACAATTGTGCAGTTGCGTGTCTTTGCATAAAATTGTTGAAAATTGTTGAAATCTTATGTGAGATTCTTACCTTATTAAGAattgttaataataaaaatctgtgattttttttaaggataATTCATTGCTTGATTGATTGTGTATAAGTATTTGACCTCTTAGCAGGCTGACTGATCTCAGTGGAAATGTTATGCGCCACACAATAATGAAATACAAAGCATTTGTATGTGATCCTGTTTTTATAATGTTTCTGGTTGTGTATTATGCAAGTGTTGAACTCCATATTGTTATACATGTAACAGGAGACATTCTTAATATGGCTCATTATAGTGTTCATTAACAAGACACAATTGgatgaatttgaaatgaatagTAAATACTGATGCCCACAAAGAAACCTTCCTATGTGAATACCTTGACAACTCCATCAAATCCTGGGATTGTGTTGACTTTAGCAGCCTTAGCAATTAGCTTGCTCTCAATTTTATCCCCCATCGCCAGAATAGCATGAGTGTCAGGGCCAATGAACGTCACACCCTCTGCGGCCtgtaccaaaataaaacaaccatgACATTTAGATTTCaggtgtattaaaaaaaatatatatataggtcATAAGAGTTCTGTAGTCTCTTAATTTATCATGGGAGTGTTCTAGGTGCAATAAACCAATAAGTGAGTCACCTCCCAGTCTCTATCAATCAGGTATACATACACTCTGTCCTGATGGGAATGAAAAGGTTGAGCAATCAATATGCTATGCACAACTTTACCAAGAGTTAACTGCACAAATCACAAAATTAGACAAACTACTTATGTAGTAGGAACATGCTGTTCTTTTGATAATGGGCCTTAAAAATATACTACATCAATGACTTGATACCAGACTTTTGTTGGTCAGTCATGCAACCGTTTCCACAGTGTCAAGGTGGCAATGCTCCTCAAACTGTTCCTGAACACacttcattttaatattaatacatccatccatccatcttctaacACTTTTTCGTTTCCAGATCGCAGGTTGCTGGagacaacctgtccagggtacaccctggacaggttgtcagtccatcatagagtcaacatacagagacagacagagacaaacaaccactcacgctcacattcagactTACGGACAATTGAGAAACTTTACCAGTTAGCCtcgacatgcatgtctttggatggtgggaggaaaccggagtaaccggaggaaacccacacagacacagggaaaatatgcaaactctgcacagaaaggacccaggccggaAACCGAAACTTATTGGTCATGAACAGCTATGGTTATGTCCTAAATTAGGGAGGTATCAGTCATAAAAAGGTGTAGTACAACAatgtttaaacattttcttgttctttcttgTTCCTTTCACTTAATTTTAGAGATTGAGTCACCTCAAGGTGAAAATCTTTTCCGAAAAAGACCACAttttgtgcgcatgtgtgtgtgttgccaagTCTGTTCCCTTAACCATTGTGTGGAACCTGAGCATTAATGTGATAAATAATTAATCTGATAAATGAAACTAATTAGAAAATTACACTGCAGCAAattggctgctgcagaaaaTTGGTAGGTGACTGTGTATTACTCACCAATCGCTTTGCAAAGTCTTTGTTTTCAGAAAGAAACCCGTAGCCTGGGTGAACCTtggtaaaggaaaaaaaaaaaaaaacataattaaatgtttttcagacaCGAGACTATAGCTACAAGAAATTACCCTGGATATATTTTAGAAATACTGTATATTGGACACACTGCAAAGGCAGACACTttagagacaaaacaaactgagaaaattGATGAACCACAAACCGCAACTTTTAAACTAAAGTGATACATCTTCTAACTGAAGCTCCAATATGGCAAAGGTAAGTTGGCCCATATTCCACCAACATCGCAAAATAAAACCCAATTATTCAAATAAAGCCAGACTGAAATTAGCACCATCTCAGAATTGTTACATTAATACATTCTAGCCCTAATTCAGGCCCATTTTACAAAATCTGGTTTTGTGCATGTCTAACAATGAAATGATCCAAAGAGAGGTGAAATTTACAGCACTGGTTTTATCTGCAGCAGAACCAATGCTCCTAATGGAGCTTTATGATATCGatacaatataaaaacaaacttacaaaAAGAAGCAAGACAGCTGCCATTATAAATGTTATAGCCAAGGCTTGGCACACTATGGCCAACAGATGTTTACTCTGTCTGCCACAGATGCAGCATTCTGGGTTCAAAGTCGGCCAAAGGACCTATGCTGCAGTGGCAGTCCAATGCTCGCCAGATTATCTGAGCATTTTCTACCACAGGGTCATGAATAAATGGACAGGACATGGTTGGCAGAAAAAACCGTggtcttctcttttttttttttttttttttttaacttcatttcATGTTAAGCTCATAAGAATTGGAATAAATATGCTTTATTGATTAACTGAATTTGCAAACAATGTTAGTGGTGTAACAtgatttttaaaagcttttttttgtttctcacacAAAAAGGCAGACATTCTTTGACATGCAGCTATGCTAAACCTGAAAGTCACTACGTTTGCATGACACCTAAAAGAACAGAATTATTGCATGTGCTTAAGTTTTGCGCCAAGCTATGACCCAGAAgtcaaacagcatttaaaacgTAAACGTAGGAGGTCAGTCAAAAAAATTCAACTAACATGTCGAACATGGCaatgtctgcagcaaaagctaATTTAATTTCGCTTTTTTTcattccacctctgttgtggtctgtgatgtcataggTCAATCAGTAGTGCCCCATTATCCACAAGCTGAAAGAGTGCATATCACCACCTATCATAGCAGAAGCGACATCAtttcaataaatacatttatttcactggGACGAGGACAGAAGTCTGATTAGATGACTTTATCGAGCTATAACCATAGCTTGACTTAACTCTGCATGTAAATGTACTGACTGATGGAACCAAAGTGCCCATAAAGGCAGTTGAAGTGTTGGAAGAGTAATTTTTACGGATGCAATATGGCTGCTGCACTGTTGAGTCCTAAGGCCATAAAaggtattcattttttttaatataatgtttatatatatatactaaacAAAAGATTAGGCACACTATATAGGAGAAATAAGTTGTAATCTATTGAGTTTATTCATGATGTCTACCACCGCACCACTTACAGCTTGTGCTCCAGTCACTCTGATGGCATCCATGATGGCATCCATGTTCAGATAGCTCTTACTTGTAGGAGCGGACCCAACACACACTGCTTCATCTGCCATCTTCACATGGACCTAGTCACATACAGGAGGTCAAGCCCAGTCTTTCGCTGTGCCctaaaatacatcaaaaaaGGCTAAAACCGGATTTCTAATTGGAACAGCAGATCACATGTACTGACTCACAGCACTGGAATCCACATCACTGTGAACAGCTACAGTCTGAATACCCATCTTTTTGCATGTCTTGATCACCTGAtggagaaacacaaaagaatgCTACAGTCAACCATGTATTGTGTTTATGTGGGTATAGATAATTGTGTGCTGTGGTAAATGCACTATAATATTTAGTTAGTGTGGGGTGGGTGTATTTCTTCTATTTACTCTGCAAGCAATCTCTCCTCTGTTGGCAATGAGGATCTTATCAAAGGTCtgtgaagagaaacagattAGGAGGTTTATCATTAGCTTAACAAGGACATTCTTCACTCTAAAACAACAGCTTTGTTTACCCACTTGCTCAGGAGTAGTTTCCACATGGCATTACACTCCTTAGGAGAAAGTTTCCCTCCTTTTGTTACCACATCAGTGTTTACCTTTTCACTGGGACTGTAGACTGTAGAATACTGAACCTTGCCATGGACTCCACTACATCTGGACTGGAGTGAAGCATACtgaaatacaaatcaaatcaaaatcaaatcaaaatcagatttatttgtatagctccaaatcataacaaagttacatcaaggcactttacatatagagcaggtctagaccaaactctttataaatttatttaaagagacccaacagatcccccattgagcaagcacttggcaacagtggcaaggaaaaacttcctttaagaggcagaaacctcgagcagaaccaggctcagggagggggttgagagtgggagagagagagagagagaaatacacaAACCTAATCTCAATCATTTGTTTACAATGTAAAGCCTTATTgccaaatttaaataatttaataatatattaatgtaCAAAATGTAACAACAACTTGTTTCAACAGTAAACTGGAAACGAGCTTAATGGATATTTACCGTCACTGGAGAGCAATACTTTTTCGGTAAAATGCAACCCTaacactgtgtgcatgtgatcaTCATATAGAATACAAACAAGTTCAGTGTTTCCCCTACCATTATATTAGGGGGTCGCCCCGGCCTCCCAAAGGCACCTCCAGTCCCCCCCAGAAGGTcaagttaatttaatataatttatttttctatataGTGCCAGACCACAACAGACATCATTTAAGGTTACTTTTCTTATATAACATGTCTATAGCtaccttgtgcttttattaaacaacatagtaatttgttatttatttttatttacgcGACTGAATGTAATTATTGTCTCTCCATGTTCGCACAGTTCTCCTCTAAGCTCTGTATCACACACGGTGGCCTACATATACAGGGAAATATGTACTTTCCACTCCTTACATCATAAAacacatgtatctgtacttctacttaagtacagagTGTGAgtacttttgccacctctgCGGACCATCTAGCAGCCTGTCTGCGGATCTCAATAAATGGGCCAGAAGTTTCAGACTTCCCATATGAAGAGGCGCTGGAATTGTTCTTCCATAAGCACAGGAAGATTCACTGCAATGACCAAACTCCTTATTGTTCAGTTCTATTGTATTATATAttgttgtcattaaaaaatATCATGATTCCGATTCATTTTGGACCCGTTGGTTTCTCGGTTCTGCTGACATCTAAACTAATCGCTACAAAACTAATATTTCAGTGttactgaaattaaat
Encoded here:
- the pcca gene encoding propionyl-CoA carboxylase alpha chain, mitochondrial; the encoded protein is MAAPTISSSLARLLFAVKYASLQSRCSGVHGKVQYSTVYSPSEKTFDKILIANRGEIACRVIKTCKKMGIQTVAVHSDVDSSAVHVKMADEAVCVGSAPTSKSYLNMDAIMDAIRVTGAQAVHPGYGFLSENKDFAKRLAAEGVTFIGPDTHAILAMGDKIESKLIAKAAKVNTIPGFDGVVKTAEEAVKIAQDIGYPVMIKASAGGGGKGMRIAWNDEETREGFRFSSQEAESSFGDDRLLIEKYIDNPRHIEIQVLADKHGNALWLNERECSIQRRNQKVVEEAPSTFLDQDTRQAMGEQAVQLAKAVQYSSAGTVEFLVDSKKNFYFLEMNTRLQVEHPITECITGLDLVEQMIRVAKGYRLQHKQEDIPINGWAIESRIYAEDPYKSFGLPSIGRLSEYQEPLNLKNVRVDSGIEEGSDISIYYDPMISKLVTYGATRGEALARMEDALDNYVIRGVTHNISLLREIITHPRFISGDISTNFLPEVYPDGFKGHQLEAGKRRELLASAAALYVTVQLRSQKVLGSLKLSPTPVERSHWELCVQLGEGCYAVEVVKSGNVYNVEVDGGTVEVSGQWNLASPLLPLSINGTQRMLQCLTRDASGKINLQYLGTMFQVRVLSKLAAQLNSYMPEKVPEDTSSILRSPMPGTVVAMSVKPGDTVAEGQEICVIEAMKMQNSLTAVKQAKVKSVQCKPGETVGEGDLLVELE